The following coding sequences lie in one Apium graveolens cultivar Ventura chromosome 1, ASM990537v1, whole genome shotgun sequence genomic window:
- the LOC141668300 gene encoding amino acid permease 4-like, whose amino-acid sequence MLPRSRTLPSRIQIGNVDERHDVKHYLQVEVQPKLTISTQQTDQQAINIEPNYSKCFDDDGRLRRTGTFWTASSHIITAVIGSGVLSLAWAIGQLGWVAGPTVMILFAFVILYTSNLLSQCYRSGDPATGQRNYTYMDAVRANLGGRRVVICGMVQYVNLFGVAIGYTIAASVSMMAIKRSNCYHSSHGKDPCHMSSNGYMITFGVIEILFSQIPDFDQMWWLSIVAAVMSFTYSFAGLGLGIGKVAGNRSFKGSLTGISIGTVTPSGSTVTETQKLWRGMQALGAIAFAYSYSIILIEIQDTLKSPPAEYKTMKKATVLSITVTTIFYMLCGCMGYAAFGDLAPGNLLTGFGFYNPYWLLDIANIAIVVHLVGAYQVYCQPLFAFVEKWSAKKWSRSTFVTGEYDIAIPFFGVYKINFFRMVWRTCFMVLTTIIAMLLPFFNDVVGILGAMGFWPLTVYFPIEMYISQKNIGQWTNRWLGLQLLSFSCLIVSVAAAVGSFAGVVLDLQSYKPFQTTYRLQLCAIFSKNLYTNKTSLSSVKILLKFTLVGCVPATFILCAKTLDKTKFCRLSPRTNVKGK is encoded by the exons ATGCTGCCAAGAAGTCGAACTCTTCCTTCAAGGATTCAAATTGGCAACGT TGATGAAAGACATGATGTTAAGCACTACCTTCAAGTGGAAGTCCAGCCTAAACTTACTATTTCAACTCAACAAACTGATCAGCAGGCCATCAACATTGAGCCCAATTATTCCAAGTGTTTCGATGACGATGGTCGATTAAGGAGAACAG GTACTTTCTGGACTGCTTCTTCGCATATTATCACAGCCGTGATTGGCTCGGGTGTTCTCTCATTGGCATGGGCCATAGGCCAACTTGGTTGGGTTGCTGGACCAACAGTTATGATCCTTTTTGCATTTGTCATTCTCTATACTTCCAATCTTTTGTCCCAGTGCTATAGGTCTGGTGATCCTGCAACCGGACAACGAAACTACACTTATATGGATGCAGTTAGAGCTAATCTGG GGGGACGACGAGTTGTTATATGTGGAATGGTTCAATACGTGAATCTATTTGGAGTAGCAATTGGTTACACCATTGCAGCCTCAGTTAGTATGAT GGCAATAAAGAGATCAAATTGTTATCATAGCAGTCATGGGAAAGATCCGTGTCACATGTCAAGCAACGGCTATATGATAACATTTGGAGTTATAGAAATTCTCTTTTCTCAGATTCCAGATTTTGATCAAATGTGGTGGCTTTCCATAGTTGCTGCTGTTATGTCCTTCACTTACTCTTTTGCTGGTCTTGGTCTTGGAATTGGTAAAGTTGCAG GAAATAGGAGCTTTAAGGGAAGCCTAACTGGGATCAGCATAGGTACTGTAACACCTAGCGGATCGACAGTTACTGAAACTCAGAAATTATGGAGGGGCATGCAAGCTTTAGGAGCTATTGCATTTGCCTATTCTTATTCCATAATCCTCATCGAAATTCAA GATACTTTAAAATCCCCACCAGCAGAGTACAAGACCATGAAAAAAGCAACTGTACTAAGTATCACGGTTACTACAATTTTTTACATGCTATGTGGATGCATGGGTTAtgcagcctttggagatttggCCCCTGGCAATCTTCTTACTGGATTTGGATTCTACAACCCGTATTGGCTACTTGACATTGCTAATATTGCTATAGTGGTTCATCTTGTAGGCGCGTACCAG GTATATTGCCAACCCCTGTTTGCATTTGTGGAAAAATGGAGTGCAAAAAAGTGGTCTAGGAGTACTTTTGTCACTGGAGAGTACGACATAGCAATTCCTTTCTTCGGTgtttacaagataaacttctttCGAATGGTATGGAGGACATGCTTTATGGTGCTAACAACAATCATAGCAATGCTGCTGCCTTTCTTCAACGACGTTGTGGGGATTCTAGGAGCCATGGGATTTTGGCCATTAACAGTTTACTTCCCCATTGAGATGTACATTTCTCAGAAGAACATTGGACAATGGACTAATCGTTGGCTCGGACTTCAGTTGCTAAGCTTCTCTTGCCTTATTGTCTCTGTAGCAGCAGCTGTTGGCTCGTTTGCTGGTGTTGTTCTTGACCTCCAAAGTTATAAGCCCTTCCAGACTACTTACCGATTGCAGCTGTGTGCTATCTTTAGTAAAAACTTGTACACTAATAAAACGTCACTTTCTAGCGTAAAGATACTTCTTAAGTTTACACTTGTAGGTTGTGTCCCCGCCACTTTCATTTTGTGTGCGAAAACGTTGGACAAAACTAAATTTTGCAGGTTGTCTCCACGGACAAATGTAAAGGGTAAGTAG